One segment of Laspinema palackyanum D2c DNA contains the following:
- a CDS encoding iron ABC transporter permease, which translates to MFKIFESKLSPLASRQLTSAVLILLGGLLLLVMLLFIHIIQGQTDINIGTTINAIVAPNDELATHNIVRLMRLPRAAIAVITGCAWGIAGALLQTVTRNPLASSSTLGINAGAYFAVAATGIFAPDLFARSPVLVALTGGLLAAGLTYAIASGAQVSPIRLTLSGVAVSLALASFTALLQVFYENQTTGLFFWGAGSLLQTDWSNSVYAFPRVAIAAGLALLMSHSLDVLLLGDDMARSLGQRVQLTRLSATAIAVFLAAVAVSVVGPIGFIGLVAPHLVRLMGCRPHALLLPGSAIWGAVVLVAADIFAQSVKTNLSEIPVGTVIPLVGAPFLIGLVRKTANLDGGKGRTALASSHRPSRRFSYPLLLGTAIVALAVALVAGLVWGGITLNLSQILATFLGGGTALSQKVIFSLRLPRLLVAIFAGASLAVSGLLLQGVVRNAIAGPEIVGITSGAGLGAMCVLILLPNPPVEAVAIAAFVGAFVAFAAVCLLAWRDGLSPASLALVGIAVSAFCSSGINLLVVMAKLRVAQALVWLSGSTYAREWVDLWRLIAWPLVLLPIAWIFSRWLDIMALGDDVPRLVGIPLQKARGILLTIAVALAAAAVSTVGTISFVGLIAPHAARILVGTNHRKLVPFAAILGALLVAISDTIGRVVLAPKEIPAGLVVAAIGTPYFLWLLWQTRGKMA; encoded by the coding sequence GTGTTTAAGATTTTTGAGTCTAAATTATCTCCACTTGCTTCTCGACAATTGACTTCCGCAGTGCTGATTTTGCTGGGAGGATTGTTGCTGCTGGTGATGTTGCTGTTTATCCATATAATTCAGGGACAAACTGATATTAATATTGGGACAACCATTAATGCTATTGTTGCCCCCAATGATGAACTCGCTACCCATAATATTGTGCGACTGATGCGCTTGCCTCGGGCGGCGATCGCAGTGATTACCGGGTGCGCTTGGGGAATCGCTGGGGCATTGCTACAAACGGTTACCCGCAATCCCCTCGCCTCTTCCTCCACTTTAGGGATTAATGCAGGCGCTTATTTTGCGGTGGCAGCAACAGGAATTTTTGCCCCAGACTTGTTCGCCCGATCGCCGGTTTTAGTGGCACTCACCGGGGGATTGCTGGCTGCCGGATTAACCTACGCCATTGCTTCTGGGGCCCAGGTTTCTCCCATTCGTCTCACCCTCTCTGGGGTTGCGGTTTCCCTCGCCCTGGCTTCATTTACAGCACTCTTGCAAGTCTTTTATGAAAATCAAACCACCGGATTATTCTTCTGGGGGGCCGGTTCGTTACTACAAACAGATTGGAGTAATAGCGTTTACGCCTTTCCCCGGGTGGCGATCGCCGCTGGGTTAGCCCTGTTGATGTCACACTCTCTCGATGTGCTACTCCTCGGCGATGACATGGCGCGATCGCTGGGACAACGGGTGCAACTCACCCGCTTATCTGCAACGGCGATCGCCGTCTTCCTGGCGGCAGTGGCGGTGAGTGTGGTAGGACCTATCGGATTTATCGGATTAGTCGCCCCCCATTTAGTGCGATTAATGGGATGCCGCCCTCACGCCCTATTGCTGCCCGGTTCGGCAATTTGGGGCGCGGTGGTCCTCGTTGCTGCGGATATTTTCGCCCAAAGTGTGAAAACCAATTTAAGCGAAATTCCCGTGGGAACTGTCATCCCCCTTGTGGGTGCACCGTTTTTAATTGGATTAGTCCGGAAAACTGCCAATCTGGATGGTGGCAAAGGGAGAACCGCCCTCGCTTCCAGCCATCGCCCTTCCCGTCGCTTCTCTTATCCATTGTTACTGGGAACGGCAATTGTCGCCCTGGCAGTCGCCTTGGTTGCTGGATTAGTCTGGGGTGGAATTACCTTGAACCTCTCCCAAATCCTGGCAACCTTCCTCGGAGGTGGGACTGCCCTCTCACAAAAAGTTATCTTCAGCTTACGCTTACCCCGTCTGCTGGTGGCAATCTTTGCGGGGGCATCCCTGGCGGTGAGTGGTTTGCTGTTGCAAGGGGTTGTGAGAAATGCGATCGCCGGTCCCGAAATCGTCGGGATTACCTCCGGGGCAGGATTAGGGGCGATGTGCGTTCTGATTTTACTGCCCAATCCCCCCGTAGAAGCGGTGGCGATCGCCGCGTTTGTTGGGGCGTTTGTTGCCTTTGCTGCCGTCTGCCTCCTGGCATGGCGCGATGGACTCTCTCCCGCCAGTTTAGCCCTCGTCGGAATTGCCGTTTCTGCCTTCTGTAGTTCCGGCATCAACCTGTTAGTTGTCATGGCTAAATTGCGCGTCGCCCAAGCCCTAGTCTGGCTGTCTGGTAGCACTTATGCCCGGGAATGGGTGGATTTGTGGCGTTTAATTGCATGGCCCTTGGTTCTGCTACCCATCGCTTGGATTTTCTCACGTTGGCTAGATATAATGGCCCTCGGGGATGATGTACCCCGATTGGTGGGAATTCCCCTACAAAAAGCCCGAGGCATCTTACTGACGATCGCCGTTGCCTTAGCTGCCGCAGCGGTTTCCACCGTGGGAACCATTAGTTTTGTGGGATTAATTGCCCCCCATGCCGCCCGGATTCTCGTCGGTACAAATCATCGGAAATTAGTGCCATTTGCAGCAATTTTAGGCGCGCTTTTAGTCGCCATTTCTGATACCATTGGCCGAGTGGTATTAGCCCCGAAAGAGATTCCTGCTGGGTTAGTGGTTGCGGCGATCGGCACCCCTTATTTTCTGTGGTTGCTGTGGCAAACCCGGGGCAAAATGGCTTAA
- a CDS encoding sucrase ferredoxin — MNQFFCSQQTEEEDLIGTADTAPIYVFIECPPPWTMEIWNSPALSQELKRDYLQLRAAVQDNKLNVRFGFIYGNRPVNTTKLLIFRKPFGFASGYQKQKFNLSNLAATLPILKTNLLEDADIYPAVHDAKDIFICTHGSYDKCCARYGNIFYRQALETVEKLSLTQVRIWQCTHFGGHRFAPTAIAFPEGRFYGRLPPESLTAILTRQGDIHLLDPVYRGWSLLPHPAQIVERELLHRLGWNWFNYTVNCQILEQDEDNSYYCLKIEYQSPEGVLSCDRIEVMKDQTRAVALHLSCQSEALSHVSPFLIKTWVKIE, encoded by the coding sequence ATGAATCAATTTTTTTGCTCGCAACAAACAGAGGAAGAGGATTTAATCGGAACGGCGGATACGGCCCCGATTTATGTCTTTATAGAATGCCCGCCTCCTTGGACAATGGAAATCTGGAATTCTCCCGCCCTTTCTCAGGAATTAAAACGGGATTATCTGCAACTCAGGGCAGCAGTTCAGGACAATAAATTAAATGTGCGCTTTGGCTTCATTTATGGGAATCGCCCCGTTAACACCACGAAACTCTTGATTTTCCGCAAACCTTTTGGATTCGCTTCGGGCTATCAAAAGCAAAAATTTAACTTAAGCAATCTTGCGGCAACCCTGCCGATTTTAAAAACCAATTTGTTAGAAGATGCTGACATTTATCCAGCAGTCCATGACGCGAAAGATATTTTCATCTGCACTCATGGCAGTTATGATAAATGCTGTGCCAGATATGGAAATATTTTCTATCGGCAAGCCTTAGAAACCGTGGAAAAATTATCTCTAACTCAGGTTAGAATTTGGCAATGTACCCATTTTGGAGGTCATCGGTTTGCGCCCACGGCGATCGCCTTTCCCGAGGGTCGGTTTTATGGGAGACTCCCTCCCGAATCCTTGACCGCAATTCTCACCCGCCAGGGAGATATTCACCTCTTAGACCCAGTGTATCGCGGTTGGTCACTTTTACCCCATCCGGCTCAAATTGTGGAACGAGAATTGCTTCACCGTTTAGGTTGGAATTGGTTTAATTATACCGTCAACTGTCAGATTTTAGAACAAGATGAAGACAACAGTTATTATTGCCTGAAAATTGAATATCAATCACCGGAAGGTGTTCTCAGTTGCGATCGCATTGAAGTGATGAAAGACCAGACTCGGGCAGTTGCACTCCATTTATCCTGCCAAAGTGAAGCCCTTTCTCACGTTTCACCCTTTCTCATCAAAACCTGGGTAAAAATTGAATGA